CAGTCACAATTTGCCGATGCCTGCGCTTGCCGAAGAAACCGCGAAATCTGCCTATGCGACCAACCCTATTGATCCTCGTTACTTGTTTTATTCCCTCAAACTGTATTCTGCCGTTTATTATCCTGCTGCTAATCATTCGGTCATGCCCTTAAGCGAATGCAGGGACGGAAatccaatttttatacaagCGTCTGACAAAGGTGAACAGTAATGATATcggtattttcatttttgtgtaCCAAGCTAAACTGTCAGCGCATACGAAGCTCGGCCGAATATTTCTCAGGCCGTGTACCTTTCGATTATCATTTGATTTGGGTATAGCTTATTGTGTATCGACGAAGTGGGCGGAAAGCacgttaataaaaatttttctaaactttTTCAGTCTGTATCGGGACAAATGGTCGACTATCGGTACCCTCCAACAAGGACCATCATTACCGAAATCTTCGAGATCGGTATACGAATTGTACGTACGTTGACGGCAACCTCGAAATCACATGGCTGCAGAACCTTGAGCTGGACCTCAGTTTCCTTCAGTACATCCGAGAGGTCACCGGGTACGTCCTCATCAGCCACGTGGACGTGCAGAAGGTTGTCCTGCCACGGCTCCAGATCATTCGCGGCCGAACCCTGTTCAAGCTGAACATTCACGAGGCCGAGTTTGCACTATTCGTCACCATGTGCCAGATGAATAGCCTCGAGCTACCGGCACTTCGAGGTAACGGTTTAATATCCAATTTTGGCCGCATCAACAATAACGcgatatacttatatatacactgaaggtatacatataggtatgcCGAGCTTCACTGAAGTAATGATATTCACCtagtaataatttattaattattcccCAGACATCCTAAATGGCAGTGTCGGCATGTACAACAACTACAATCTCTGCCACATGAGGACCATCAATTGGGACGAAATAATAACGGGTCCCCAGGCAAAGTATGATTACGTGTACAACTTCACAGCCCCGGAGCGGGTATGCCCCGAGTGCGACAAGAGTTGTGAGCAGGGATGCTGGGGCGAAGGACCCTACAATTGCCAGAGTTTCTCAAAGATAAATTGCTCGCCACAGTGCTGGCAGGGACGTTGCTTCGGGCAAAATCCAAGGGAGTGCTGTCATCTTTTTTGCGCCGGGGGTTGCACCGGACCGAAGCAGAGTGATTGTTTGGCGTGCAAAAACTTCTTCGACGACGGTGTCTGTACGCAAGAATGTCCGGCAATGCAgaagtaagaaaataatatttatctaTGTGCCACGGCAGATTATGATACAGCCGACAGCAGTCGAATAAATTGCTGAAAGATTCATATTGTTAGTATTCTTATACAATAGATGGTCTCGGCGTTAGGTacgaaaaatagaaagaatcGTAGGAGAAAATGTCTCGTTATGGTAGAGTCCTCTTTTGTCACTACCACGGCGCGgttgtctgtttttttttttttttttttttaaacgattgtCTGGACCATACCGGAGTTATTTGACTTCtaattttttgtgattttacaGTGATTCTGATGGCAAACTGTCAGGCTCAACTtataaaatcacaaaaaatcaaaagtaaattaacATCGTTATGGTTCAGACaaacgttttcaaatttttcacaactgTTTAAAGCAAAAGCTAGaacaatttgtataattttcatcgacCTGGCACGATTTCGACCTACACGCATGTATGTCCTTAATAATAAGACACACTACGGCTGATGTGTTTGCTGTTTCAAGCCGTCGATGCATTACGTGGACACGTCGATTACTGCCCAAATGAAATACTGTAGAATGATCCTGtacttttcaaattgattCATTGTCATGCAACAAGCCCCGTGCAATATACGACACTCACTGCTGACATATCTGACTGAATCGATAAATCTCCGGCTGCCAAATAGTTATGCGACTTATTGCCCATCATGCGTGTGTTTCAATATCAACACGATCTTACCATACAACGGTTATAATTCTCATCAACAGGTATAATCCGACAACATACTCGTGGGAAACAAACCCCGATGGAAAGTATGCATATGGTGCGACGTGTGTCCGTAAGTGTCCCGAACACCTTCTGAAGGACAACGGTGCATGCGTGCGTTCGTGTCCTCCAAAGAAAAAGGCTGTTAATGGTGAATGTGTACCATGCGACGGTCCATGCCCAAAGACTTGCCAAGGCGTGGATCGGGTCCATTCTGGAAACATTGACAGCTTTAAAGATTGTACAATAATTGAAGGCTCGATCACAATATTGGATCAGAGTTTCATGGGGTATCAACATATATACCAAAACTTTACGTTTGGACCGAGGTATCTGGAGCTTCACCCCGACAAACTCGAGGTGTTCAGCACGCTAAAGGAAGTTACGGGATACGTTAATATTCAAGGGTATCACAAGCAGTTCACAAATCTTTCATACTTCCGGAATCTGGAGGTTATCGGGGGCAGAAGCCTTACCGAAACATTCTTTGCATCACTTTACATTGTGAAGACAGCCCTGGTGTCCCTCGGATTGAATTCACTGAAAAAGATCAACTCTGGTACGGTAGCAATCCTGGAGAACACGGATCTCTGCTACGCACAGAGCATCAACTGGACGCGAATCAAAAGGTCTCAAGAACATACCACGATTTTGTCCAGCAACAAGCCCGAAGCTGACTGCGGTGAGTAACTTGGTATTACATCTGATTGTACTGGAAATTCTTCTTTATCCACGGTATTCCCAACTTGCTCGGTTTTTGAACTACACgtttttgatcattttctcTCAAATTGGGAACAAAGCCTACTTGCCCTGCTTTGTACATACATGGGCTAATGAGTAGACTGCATGGCAAATGAATTCGGCATGTGATGACCTTCACAATTTTTGACCAAGTTCGCTTGCACAACAACGTCATGTATCATCTGCATTATTTGTTGCAGCACGCGAAGGCTTGGTATGCGATGATCAATGTTCGGATGAGGGCTGCTGGGGGCCAGGTCCCGAGCAATGTTTGTCCTGCAGGAATTTCATATTGGAGAATATTTGCGTACAAAATTGCACAGCAGTACCTGGGTAAGTTTTGATTGCGTGGCTGGTAATATTATCAATTTGAAgcatgaattatatttttcaattgctattattattagcaATTTTGTTctataattaattgtaagccCATCTATCTGCGCTTGaacactgattgtgagctaGCCAAAATTGTTGACAAGAgatctgaattttattatcCCATAACCAACAACTACAGGTATTACATAAAAATAGTCACCTAAAAGTATTATTAACTTACTATTGAAATCACGATCGTTCACCAAACGGCCgatattttttgcatttcagTATTTACCAAGCAGACGAAAGAGTCTGCAAACCTTGTCACGTGCAATGCAACGGTACTTGTTCTGGTCCGAATGCGGAACACTGCCACTCATGTAAGCATGTGCGCGACGGGCCTTTCTGCGTTCCCAAATGTCCATCATCAAAGTTCAACGATGGTGGGATATGCAAACATTGTCACGATAATTGCGTAGGGGGGTGCGAGGGTCCGGAAAATAACATTGGTCCAAATGGGTGTCACAGTTGCGAAAAAGCGATTATGAACTTCGAAACACCGGAGAGCTGTTTGAGAACGGATGAGTCTTGCCCGGAAGGTGAGTACGCGTATCTCTATTGGGAGTATAAACATTCTATGCGGGACCTGATGGTCGCTCTGTGTACTCTTCGAAATGGCCGTCGCAGAGATACAGCTAAACGGCATCGCAGGCATTATCTCTGCATTATTTGCACAGATTCGCACTTACTGCGTGTCTCACCGCATGAGATCATCCTTCCACCAATATATCTGCAAATAACGCGTTTactagtattttttttacccaaattAACAGCTCTAGCAAACTTTATTTAATTCCTAGTAGTGACAGACGCCTTCGTGTATTCGAAAACCGATTTGAGatacgctgaaaatattttcaaacgtggaaatgtaatttttattcaagaaatgTCACGCGCTCTATTCAAATTCAACGTAAACCTTGCCAGCGGCTTACCCCCATGGCGGCCATATTTGCTAGGCGGCAGTAGCGCCCTACAAATGCCTACAAACGCCTGTGGATGTTTTCATTTCCAATACCTTTCGCGAAAGACTGCCTCATGTAATCGTATTAGAATAGTATGTATTTGTATAACCGGTACTCTGAGTGAAATCTCGGTTGCCAAATTTGCTTCCTTTATTTACGGTAAACGTCTTGCCGGACAGTGTAACTCGACCACTTACCGGACAGGTTATTCATATGTATGTTTGCGCGTGTAGGTTACTACTGGGAGGGGGTCGAGCCTCAGGAACGGGGTCCTCTGAAGGCCCTTGCTGGTAAAGCAGTCTGTCGGAAATGTCACCCTCGGTGCCTTAGGTGTACCGGGTACGGTTTTCATCAACAAGTTTGCCAGGAATGCGCCAAGTACAAGAAAGGTGAACAGTGCGAAGACGAGTGCCCCGCCGATCACTTCGCTATCCCGGAAACCCGGAGCTGCATCCCATGCTCTTCGGAGTGCAGGGGCTGTTACGGCCCGGGAGCTGATCAGTGCTACAAGTGCCGAAACTTCAAGGTGTTCGCCGTAAGTTCTGCCTGTACACCAAGTTTATTTCCTTAGTTTCACCCCTCCCACGATTAGCctttatattatatagatGCGACGAACTGCGCAGCGATATCATTAAACAGTAATGCTAATTTTTCAGAACGTTGCAACGGAAGACAATGCAACATCCTTCAATTGCACCGATACCTGCCCGCCAGAACATCCGTTTACGAGGTTCCCTGCGGACAACGACCCGTTCTGCTCCAATCATGCAAAGAAGATGAGTTACCCGTTAGACGGCGAACAAACACCGGCAATATTAGCAGGTGTTGGTGTTTTCGTAGTGATTCTAATGGTCTTCTCCGCTGCTGTATTATGCCTGTGGCGTCAGCGGACGAAGGCCAAGGAAAATACCGTGAAAATGACGATGGCACTTACCGGGCTTGATGACAACGAACCTCTAAGGCCTACGGGAGTGAAGCCGAACTTAGCAAAGCTGCGTATAATCAAGGAGGAGGAGATGAGAAAGGGCGGTATACTCGGATACGGGGCATTCGGCAACGTCTACAAGGGAGTCTGGGTGCCAGAGGGTGAGAATGTTAAGATCCCGGTTGCGATCAAAGTTCTCCACGATGGAACAGGATCCAATACGTCGAAGGAGTTCCTCGATGAAGCCTATATCATGGCAAGTGTCGAGCATCCGAATCTACTTCAGCTACTCGCCGTCTGCATGACGTCGCAGATGATGCTTGTGACACAACTGATGCCGCTCGGTTGTCTCCTTGACTTCGTTAGAAAGTATAAGGACAAGATTGGCTCAAAGCCTCTGTTGAATTGGTGTACACAGATCGCCAGGGGTATGGCCTATCTCGAAGAGAGACGATTGGTCCACAGGGATTTGGCAGCGAGGAACGTCCTTGTGCAAACGCCAAACTGCGTGAAAATAACCGACTTTGGCCTCGCGAAGCTGTTGGACATCAACGAGGAACAGTACAAGGCTGCTGGCGGTAAAATGCCAATAAAATGGTTGGCCTTAGAATGTATTCAGCACCGCGTATTTACGCACAAGTCAGACGTCTGGGCATTCGGTGTTACCATCTGGGAAGTTTTGACTTATGGTGGAAGACCCTACGAAAACGTTCCGGCAAGAAATGTGCCAGAATTATTGGAAAAGGGGGAACGGTTACCGCAGCCGGCGATATGTACGATCGATGTGTACATGATCATGATAAAATGCTGGATGCTCGACGCGGAGTCGAGGCCAAGCTTCAAGGAACTTGCCGACGACTTTGCGAAAATGTCGAGAGATCCTGGACGTTATCTGGCAATAAAGGGGGACAAGTACATGATACTACCATCCTATACATTGCAGGTGAGCCTCTATCTCAcgttgaaaattctttttgttttttctttcctagTGCAAATATCCTTTGCATGGAATTCGACTATGGTTCATGATAGTAGGATGACCCCTGTGGGAGGTTTGGTACGAAAAAATCTATTATGAATTTTCGTACGCTAATCTAATCAGAAATAGTAATTACTTCACTTATTCCTTTACGTACGAGTTTCTGAAAGATTCGAAAAGCACCGAAACATTTGTGACCGCAACTTCGCTTCCGCAGATATTTCGAGGTAATGTTATCAACTGTTAGTCACGTAATATGAAGAAATGCAATTTTCTTGATTTGGTATTCTTCACTTAAAATTTCGCACAGACAATGATTTAATAAAAACGTGATAACATTCAATAGTCCGTATTTTTACAACTTGGTACCTAATGCATGTACTGGCCAAGAATTCCGTATGAAAGATGACATTTTTCTGCACAAGCGATACCAACCATTCATCTTTACGACGCGttaaaatttggtaaaatgCTGAGGCTCGGTACACTGCAGGGTAGTCGGTTATAAGCACCCCAAGCGAATAACTCGAAAATAAAAAGGGATAAAAGAGAAACCTCAGTACGAAACTCGGggggttttaaaaaaaagataatgaCTTGATGACTTAGTGAATGAGTTGACTTTTGTATTGTGCCATTGTCGAGACTTCGCGAGTGACGACTGATTTTAAATGTGAAATACGTATTTTGACAGTTGAAAGCAAGATCAAAGACGAATATAAACACcggagcaaaatttttttttcaaatattcttctCTTCTACTCAAGCTACCGTATACGTTGTTCTCCCCTGTTGTAAAGTCTTCTTTGCGATGCAAAATTATCGAGTTTCgaacaatcgaaaaaatagatttgatattttttcctgttgaaaaaaattctcactttTTCAGTTCCTGTGAGTACCGCTGTTCCTCTTCAtcactaaaaatttttgcgcGGGTGAAAAATCACAGAGTTTGAATGTACCTATAGCCTATAGTGTGCAAAAAGAAATTCGTAGATTAATAACGAATACAATTAACGGCCGTACGACACGATACTTCGGTATAAGTCAAACCTCATATCTGACTCGAGCTTTCATACAAGAGACTCACTAACGAGAAATCGCAGCGACATGAAATCCATTAAAAAGATAATTAACCCACAAATTGGTGAAACACGAATTCagtagacaaaaaaaaaaaaaaaattcaaagaaagaaagtaaaagaaGTTTCACGGTTTCAATTTGTCCTTGATCTCGCTATCAACTATCCCTTATCAAGAGTCGTGCTCCTTCCTTAAAATCAGATGCCCTTGCGAAATGTCGGAAATAGTACAATCGACAAGTCCACCGATAATCGAAACTATCTTTCCCCTCCGGAATCCTCCAAAGCTAAAGGAAAACTTTCTCTGGTACCCCATTCCATTTTCGGAGTGTCCGGCTGGGACGATCAGAATCGACcacattatataatataattcgaGGGACTGCAAACGGATATCGGTGATTACATTAACGAATGCACCTTCCATTCGTCACTCTGACCGCAAATACTGATTGTAAACTTTAATTCTATCGCGAAGCCACATGACCTGTATAAATATGCAATCGTTGTAACtaggataaaaaagaaatgataagAAATCTGGCGTCCGCGATGGATGGTCCGGAAGCCGTGGTAGACGCAGATGAATATCTTCAACCAAAGTCGAGGGCACCTGTACCACCTATCGTGGTCTCGCCGTCGAGTACGTCCGGCTCACCTCCCAACACGCCGATAAAGAGCTGCTGGCCGAATAGCACGCCAATGGCCGCTGACTCACCGACACCGCAGAACCAACAGAACTGGGACCGGGAGCTATTGCGATACGGCGTCTCGGGTAATGGGGGTACCTCGCGGGAGTCTGCAGAGGCAAACCCCGCGCATCTACAGCACCCGCATTATACCCACCCGAACGGCCATTGTGGCCCGGCTGCCAGCTTGGATGGCTCGAATTCCAGATACTGTTCAGACCCCCTTAAGATGATCGGAGTCATAGGTGATTTCACTTGAATATCAGACGTGGACGCAAAGGCTCTTGTTGGTTTACTATATGTATAGTCCAGTCAAAGTGTGATTTCGCTGAGAATTTTGGGAAGaacgctatttttttttttttcattccctggGGGGGTCGGCCGTGAGTGTGAAACTCAGTTTCCGGGTCTGGAAGGGTTGCCGAacggccgccatcttgaaattAAGGGTGTGAttagtttttcaatttacctcCATAACCGTGAGGCTGACAATAATTTTGTAGAGAGCTTTTTTGTAGTTGATACAATTATCCATAACTTTTTCCTATAAACTTTTTGCGCTAATGTtgataataaacaaattataaaCCAAAACCGatgaaaaattagggaatAGAAAACTTTGAGGCAAGATTATTAATTAACTTGAAATCtgacaataaaaatgattcttaccttttttatagagcattttgttatgaaaaatttaatctattatttttttctttgcttcgttgttattgattcttattgtaattaaattctattatttcttcttcatttaatTTAAACGGAATACATCCGAAttcctttcttcttttatttgttcctgaaagtaaataataataatctgaagtttagaaatttataaaaatataaaagtcgtatgattattaaattcttaattatttgtaatcgaGAAAAAGAATTCGAAATGATTCCTAATTATTAACATTCAGtcaattcaaattaattaagtaaaaaataatttacctcAACGTTATATGATTAATTCCAATAATCCGCAAGCAATGGATACCTTTTAAAACTAAAAACAGAACGAATAAACTTTCGAGAgacgaaagttttttttctacaaaacaTCAACTACAAAAAAGCtctttacaaaatttttgtcagcCTCACGGTTACGgaggtaaattgaaaaaactaatCACATCCTTaatttcaagatggcggccgtTCGGCAACCCTTCCAGACCCGGAAACTGAGTTTGACACTCATGgacgaccccccccccccctccccccagggaatgaaaaaaaaaaatagcgttCTTCCCAAAGGTCTCACGAGCCTATTTTTTGAGCACGCTTTGACCGGACTAATAATGGACTGGGCTTACACGTCTATTTGTAACATGCGGGTATTTCGCGAGGATATACCATTAATAAAACATGATTGCTTGGGCGTTGTAGAATGCGACGTAACGGACGACTGCTTTAAGTCGGAGGTCGGCACGATACACCAACAAGCTAGAATTGGAAATTTGAAGTTGGACCTGCCCCTGGACGAAGATGACTACCTCATGCCCTCGCCCCAGATGCCAGCAAGCACGATACAATACATGGATCTGATCGGTGATTCGAAACCTACCGGTAAGCACCGTAGCGTGGCACGCTCTACCCGTTGATGAAATACAAATGCTAATTATTGCCAAGCCTCCACCGGGGGTAGACGATAAAATCGCAGACTGCcaatattttagaattttttcttttgcagaGTCAGAGTCGAAGCATATGAACAATGGATATCGAAAGTACCCGGAATTCTTAACAATCCCCGGGAAAACGTCGGTTGACAATCCGGAGTATATCATGTCGCAGGACGACGCGGCGTTGAGCCCGCAGACGTTGGGGATTCCCGCGACCGCGGATCTCGTCAAGACGGAGACGACAAACGGTACCGCCTTTGGCTCTCAGGTCAGGCAAAGGAGTACGGAAGAGGAATCGGATCACGAGTATTACAACGACTTCGATCGGCTTGAGCGCGAGCTCCAGCCTTTGAAACCGCTTAGAAAGAACGAAACGACAGTATGATATTTATCATCCCAACTGACActggtatatgtatatctatgtGACATCGTTGCAGCGGGGGCGGCGAGGAGCCGTCATATGAACGTTGATCATCtggtaaaaattatacaggattatttattgaatacTTGCCAGCCGACCAATGAATGAGAGAGACGGCCGCTTGCGTCGGCTTCTGGTATAATTCGCTGTGGTAGCGGACGCACTTGTGGCCAGTAATCAATACAAAAACCGTGtattttttctcgtcttcATTGGAACAGACCCCTGCCATAGACGCAGAAATGATTTGGGATATCGTGCTTCAATTACGTCTGCTGTTTCGGGAATGTTTGCGTGGATGTGATAGCATTTA
The sequence above is drawn from the Neodiprion pinetum isolate iyNeoPine1 chromosome 2, iyNeoPine1.2, whole genome shotgun sequence genome and encodes:
- the Egfr gene encoding epidermal growth factor receptor isoform X1 is translated as MSSLHRIELNSPSTYSRLLGAALILLVVVFSHRYASAELNSEFVKGKICIGTNGRLSVPSNKDHHYRNLRDRYTNCTYVDGNLEITWLQNLELDLSFLQYIREVTGYVLISHVDVQKVVLPRLQIIRGRTLFKLNIHEAEFALFVTMCQMNSLELPALRDILNGSVGMYNNYNLCHMRTINWDEIITGPQAKYDYVYNFTAPERVCPECDKSCEQGCWGEGPYNCQSFSKINCSPQCWQGRCFGQNPRECCHLFCAGGCTGPKQSDCLACKNFFDDGVCTQECPAMQKYNPTTYSWETNPDGKYAYGATCVRKCPEHLLKDNGACVRSCPPKKKAVNGECVPCDGPCPKTCQGVDRVHSGNIDSFKDCTIIEGSITILDQSFMGYQHIYQNFTFGPRYLELHPDKLEVFSTLKEVTGYVNIQGYHKQFTNLSYFRNLEVIGGRSLTETFFASLYIVKTALVSLGLNSLKKINSGTVAILENTDLCYAQSINWTRIKRSQEHTTILSSNKPEADCAREGLVCDDQCSDEGCWGPGPEQCLSCRNFILENICVQNCTAVPGIYQADERVCKPCHVQCNGTCSGPNAEHCHSCKHVRDGPFCVPKCPSSKFNDGGICKHCHDNCVGGCEGPENNIGPNGCHSCEKAIMNFETPESCLRTDESCPEGYYWEGVEPQERGPLKALAGKAVCRKCHPRCLRCTGYGFHQQVCQECAKYKKGEQCEDECPADHFAIPETRSCIPCSSECRGCYGPGADQCYKCRNFKVFANVATEDNATSFNCTDTCPPEHPFTRFPADNDPFCSNHAKKMSYPLDGEQTPAILAGVGVFVVILMVFSAAVLCLWRQRTKAKENTVKMTMALTGLDDNEPLRPTGVKPNLAKLRIIKEEEMRKGGILGYGAFGNVYKGVWVPEGENVKIPVAIKVLHDGTGSNTSKEFLDEAYIMASVEHPNLLQLLAVCMTSQMMLVTQLMPLGCLLDFVRKYKDKIGSKPLLNWCTQIARGMAYLEERRLVHRDLAARNVLVQTPNCVKITDFGLAKLLDINEEQYKAAGGKMPIKWLALECIQHRVFTHKSDVWAFGVTIWEVLTYGGRPYENVPARNVPELLEKGERLPQPAICTIDVYMIMIKCWMLDAESRPSFKELADDFAKMSRDPGRYLAIKGDKYMILPSYTLQDKKEMIRNLASAMDGPEAVVDADEYLQPKSRAPVPPIVVSPSSTSGSPPNTPIKSCWPNSTPMAADSPTPQNQQNWDRELLRYGVSGNGGTSRESAEANPAHLQHPHYTHPNGHCGPAASLDGSNSRYCSDPLKMIGVIECDVTDDCFKSEVGTIHQQARIGNLKLDLPLDEDDYLMPSPQMPASTIQYMDLIGDSKPTESESKHMNNGYRKYPEFLTIPGKTSVDNPEYIMSQDDAALSPQTLGIPATADLVKTETTNGTAFGSQVRQRSTEEESDHEYYNDFDRLERELQPLKPLRKNETTV
- the Egfr gene encoding epidermal growth factor receptor isoform X2 → MRLKMKKSGILEIYLVLICAQLVATQVIEERVCIGTNGRLSVPSNKDHHYRNLRDRYTNCTYVDGNLEITWLQNLELDLSFLQYIREVTGYVLISHVDVQKVVLPRLQIIRGRTLFKLNIHEAEFALFVTMCQMNSLELPALRDILNGSVGMYNNYNLCHMRTINWDEIITGPQAKYDYVYNFTAPERVCPECDKSCEQGCWGEGPYNCQSFSKINCSPQCWQGRCFGQNPRECCHLFCAGGCTGPKQSDCLACKNFFDDGVCTQECPAMQKYNPTTYSWETNPDGKYAYGATCVRKCPEHLLKDNGACVRSCPPKKKAVNGECVPCDGPCPKTCQGVDRVHSGNIDSFKDCTIIEGSITILDQSFMGYQHIYQNFTFGPRYLELHPDKLEVFSTLKEVTGYVNIQGYHKQFTNLSYFRNLEVIGGRSLTETFFASLYIVKTALVSLGLNSLKKINSGTVAILENTDLCYAQSINWTRIKRSQEHTTILSSNKPEADCAREGLVCDDQCSDEGCWGPGPEQCLSCRNFILENICVQNCTAVPGIYQADERVCKPCHVQCNGTCSGPNAEHCHSCKHVRDGPFCVPKCPSSKFNDGGICKHCHDNCVGGCEGPENNIGPNGCHSCEKAIMNFETPESCLRTDESCPEGYYWEGVEPQERGPLKALAGKAVCRKCHPRCLRCTGYGFHQQVCQECAKYKKGEQCEDECPADHFAIPETRSCIPCSSECRGCYGPGADQCYKCRNFKVFANVATEDNATSFNCTDTCPPEHPFTRFPADNDPFCSNHAKKMSYPLDGEQTPAILAGVGVFVVILMVFSAAVLCLWRQRTKAKENTVKMTMALTGLDDNEPLRPTGVKPNLAKLRIIKEEEMRKGGILGYGAFGNVYKGVWVPEGENVKIPVAIKVLHDGTGSNTSKEFLDEAYIMASVEHPNLLQLLAVCMTSQMMLVTQLMPLGCLLDFVRKYKDKIGSKPLLNWCTQIARGMAYLEERRLVHRDLAARNVLVQTPNCVKITDFGLAKLLDINEEQYKAAGGKMPIKWLALECIQHRVFTHKSDVWAFGVTIWEVLTYGGRPYENVPARNVPELLEKGERLPQPAICTIDVYMIMIKCWMLDAESRPSFKELADDFAKMSRDPGRYLAIKGDKYMILPSYTLQDKKEMIRNLASAMDGPEAVVDADEYLQPKSRAPVPPIVVSPSSTSGSPPNTPIKSCWPNSTPMAADSPTPQNQQNWDRELLRYGVSGNGGTSRESAEANPAHLQHPHYTHPNGHCGPAASLDGSNSRYCSDPLKMIGVIECDVTDDCFKSEVGTIHQQARIGNLKLDLPLDEDDYLMPSPQMPASTIQYMDLIGDSKPTESESKHMNNGYRKYPEFLTIPGKTSVDNPEYIMSQDDAALSPQTLGIPATADLVKTETTNGTAFGSQVRQRSTEEESDHEYYNDFDRLERELQPLKPLRKNETTV
- the Egfr gene encoding epidermal growth factor receptor isoform X4, whose amino-acid sequence is MMAADRPRGDQVATDSTAICIGTNGRLSVPSNKDHHYRNLRDRYTNCTYVDGNLEITWLQNLELDLSFLQYIREVTGYVLISHVDVQKVVLPRLQIIRGRTLFKLNIHEAEFALFVTMCQMNSLELPALRDILNGSVGMYNNYNLCHMRTINWDEIITGPQAKYDYVYNFTAPERVCPECDKSCEQGCWGEGPYNCQSFSKINCSPQCWQGRCFGQNPRECCHLFCAGGCTGPKQSDCLACKNFFDDGVCTQECPAMQKYNPTTYSWETNPDGKYAYGATCVRKCPEHLLKDNGACVRSCPPKKKAVNGECVPCDGPCPKTCQGVDRVHSGNIDSFKDCTIIEGSITILDQSFMGYQHIYQNFTFGPRYLELHPDKLEVFSTLKEVTGYVNIQGYHKQFTNLSYFRNLEVIGGRSLTETFFASLYIVKTALVSLGLNSLKKINSGTVAILENTDLCYAQSINWTRIKRSQEHTTILSSNKPEADCAREGLVCDDQCSDEGCWGPGPEQCLSCRNFILENICVQNCTAVPGIYQADERVCKPCHVQCNGTCSGPNAEHCHSCKHVRDGPFCVPKCPSSKFNDGGICKHCHDNCVGGCEGPENNIGPNGCHSCEKAIMNFETPESCLRTDESCPEGYYWEGVEPQERGPLKALAGKAVCRKCHPRCLRCTGYGFHQQVCQECAKYKKGEQCEDECPADHFAIPETRSCIPCSSECRGCYGPGADQCYKCRNFKVFANVATEDNATSFNCTDTCPPEHPFTRFPADNDPFCSNHAKKMSYPLDGEQTPAILAGVGVFVVILMVFSAAVLCLWRQRTKAKENTVKMTMALTGLDDNEPLRPTGVKPNLAKLRIIKEEEMRKGGILGYGAFGNVYKGVWVPEGENVKIPVAIKVLHDGTGSNTSKEFLDEAYIMASVEHPNLLQLLAVCMTSQMMLVTQLMPLGCLLDFVRKYKDKIGSKPLLNWCTQIARGMAYLEERRLVHRDLAARNVLVQTPNCVKITDFGLAKLLDINEEQYKAAGGKMPIKWLALECIQHRVFTHKSDVWAFGVTIWEVLTYGGRPYENVPARNVPELLEKGERLPQPAICTIDVYMIMIKCWMLDAESRPSFKELADDFAKMSRDPGRYLAIKGDKYMILPSYTLQDKKEMIRNLASAMDGPEAVVDADEYLQPKSRAPVPPIVVSPSSTSGSPPNTPIKSCWPNSTPMAADSPTPQNQQNWDRELLRYGVSGNGGTSRESAEANPAHLQHPHYTHPNGHCGPAASLDGSNSRYCSDPLKMIGVIECDVTDDCFKSEVGTIHQQARIGNLKLDLPLDEDDYLMPSPQMPASTIQYMDLIGDSKPTESESKHMNNGYRKYPEFLTIPGKTSVDNPEYIMSQDDAALSPQTLGIPATADLVKTETTNGTAFGSQVRQRSTEEESDHEYYNDFDRLERELQPLKPLRKNETTV